A stretch of the Archangium violaceum genome encodes the following:
- a CDS encoding ISL3 family transposase → MAGPSVGEVMGRVLRIQGMSVRGVQMGPGGLVVQVRPRQRKPRCGVCGRPAPGYDTKPGRLWRHLALGETIFWLRYAPRRVRCREHGVRVERVPWAAHGSSFTHGFEELVAWQAQRLDKSSICRLLGINWRTVGTIIERLVEERLSPGRLEGLQVIGVDELGWRAGHQYVSLVVDHLRSRVVWVAEGKSEETLNGFFDELGEERTKELTHATMDLSAAFSKAVGNRAPHVRKVFDRFHVQKLANEALDTVRRQQVREQAGSQEGKALKHSRWALLKNPWNLTVRQGEKLSELKKTNQTLYRAYLLKESLARGMDYVRPKRASEHLDKWCQWASHSRLAPFAKLAKTVQRHKDGILAYVETGLSNGVVEGINNKIRALIRRAYGFRNPKAFRAMILLCCGGMELTPPLPVAA, encoded by the coding sequence GTGGCGGGGCCGAGTGTGGGGGAGGTGATGGGGCGCGTGCTGCGCATCCAGGGGATGAGCGTGCGCGGGGTGCAGATGGGGCCCGGGGGACTGGTGGTGCAGGTGCGCCCCCGCCAGCGCAAGCCGCGCTGTGGAGTGTGCGGCCGGCCCGCCCCAGGCTACGACACGAAACCCGGGCGCCTGTGGCGGCACCTGGCGCTGGGAGAAACCATCTTCTGGCTGCGGTACGCCCCGCGCCGGGTGCGCTGCCGGGAGCATGGAGTGAGGGTGGAGCGGGTGCCCTGGGCGGCGCACGGCTCGAGCTTCACGCACGGCTTCGAGGAGTTGGTGGCCTGGCAGGCGCAACGCCTGGACAAGTCGTCCATCTGCCGGTTGCTGGGCATCAACTGGCGCACGGTGGGCACCATCATCGAGCGGCTGGTGGAGGAGCGCCTGTCGCCTGGGCGCCTGGAGGGGCTGCAAGTCATTGGGGTGGACGAGCTGGGCTGGCGCGCCGGGCACCAGTACGTGAGTCTGGTGGTGGACCACCTGCGCTCGCGAGTCGTCTGGGTGGCGGAGGGGAAGAGCGAAGAGACGCTCAACGGCTTCTTCGACGAGCTGGGAGAGGAGAGGACGAAGGAGTTGACGCACGCGACGATGGACCTGTCGGCGGCCTTCAGCAAGGCGGTGGGCAACCGGGCCCCACACGTGCGCAAGGTGTTCGACCGCTTCCACGTGCAGAAGCTGGCGAACGAAGCGCTGGACACGGTGCGCCGGCAGCAGGTGCGGGAGCAGGCGGGGAGCCAGGAGGGCAAGGCGCTCAAGCACAGCCGTTGGGCGCTGCTGAAGAATCCGTGGAACCTGACGGTGCGCCAGGGAGAGAAGCTCAGCGAGTTGAAGAAGACGAACCAGACGCTCTACCGGGCCTATCTGCTCAAGGAGAGCCTGGCACGGGGCATGGACTACGTGCGGCCCAAGCGGGCCTCGGAGCACCTGGACAAGTGGTGTCAGTGGGCCAGCCACTCCAGGCTCGCCCCCTTCGCGAAGCTGGCGAAGACAGTCCAGCGGCACAAGGACGGCATTCTCGCCTATGTCGAGACGGGGCTGAGCAACGGAGTGGTGGAGGGAATCAACAACAAGATTCGAGCCCTCATCCGTCGCGCCTATGGCTTCCGCAATCCCAAGGCATTCAGGGCGATGATACTGCTGTGCTGCGGAGGCATGGAGTTGACTCCGCCCCTGCCAGTAGCGGCGTAG
- a CDS encoding fibronectin type III domain-containing protein encodes MRIATLVLACALCAASSLGCDGPASDTQPPTAPGALTGLELSSSAVELSWSAATDNVGVTGYLVLRDGTQAGTVSATELSYRDSGLASGTTYSYTVKAQDAAGNVSPASNTASTATRSLSTDATPPSAPNTLKATAASSGQVNLTWGAATDDVGVTGYILFRDGTQVGLAPGTALAYQDGGLVPNTSYSYTVKAQDAAGNVGPASNVATATTLAAPTGCGCTGNPGTLTRDVSGPCIRYAAPSGAANDIVFRFDSPYTCGTYVNGDYWVVVGSSGRVNITGISPAASGGRHGAGINPDGRIGASQSWDSRFRNYKAGLTFPYAAKAGDAVIKYVSRDSTSTMKTLGQFAAVVTVLAAPPADPANEFRPPYVGTYRPVFSATKLRMDRLSRLPNTGAVKSNSISQQTAEKWTQHLRLDYTADSVDNDIMPPADANPNGKSWSGDIWQFDTELLGWLNLADVCGSPPCTAQQDNEAKLKTLIGYVQHGIDVWATQHMGVSFERGGGGNGAGKLLTWVWAATLLDEPQLSMDFATLNAGHFFETSSYYRGANNVALWGQLTGSEQEYWDDVAAPPGLTKTIRDPYGYIDGGAIPGTSYQDNTAMQTKYTAMLMRLMPALRNRWPLNASVILDYADRWVNVGAWAKPDPCAPRSGTYGVNYGPNGSGSCVAGSGRFPTGHGYNKDGGNRSDAFGNAFWSAYRACAETCTCPNQSCVP; translated from the coding sequence GTGAGAATCGCCACCCTCGTCCTTGCCTGTGCTTTATGTGCCGCTTCGAGCCTCGGTTGCGACGGCCCTGCCTCCGACACCCAGCCCCCCACGGCCCCTGGCGCTCTGACGGGTCTCGAGCTCTCGTCCAGCGCCGTCGAACTGTCGTGGAGCGCGGCGACCGACAACGTGGGGGTGACAGGCTACCTGGTGCTTCGTGATGGCACCCAGGCTGGCACGGTGTCCGCAACGGAGTTGAGCTATCGGGACAGCGGCCTGGCCTCCGGCACAACCTACTCGTATACGGTGAAGGCCCAAGACGCGGCCGGCAACGTGAGCCCGGCCTCCAACACCGCCAGCACCGCGACCCGTTCGCTCTCCACGGATGCGACGCCGCCCTCGGCACCCAACACCCTGAAGGCGACCGCCGCTTCGTCCGGACAGGTGAACCTGACGTGGGGCGCGGCCACGGACGACGTGGGCGTGACGGGCTACATCCTCTTCCGCGACGGAACCCAGGTGGGCCTGGCACCCGGGACGGCGTTGGCCTACCAAGACGGTGGCCTGGTCCCCAACACCAGCTACTCGTATACGGTCAAAGCCCAAGACGCTGCTGGCAATGTGGGGCCTGCGTCCAACGTGGCGACCGCCACCACTTTGGCTGCCCCGACTGGCTGCGGCTGTACGGGCAACCCGGGAACCCTCACCCGCGACGTGAGCGGGCCGTGCATTCGCTACGCGGCACCGTCGGGGGCGGCGAACGACATCGTGTTCCGTTTTGACTCGCCCTACACCTGCGGCACCTACGTGAACGGCGACTACTGGGTGGTCGTCGGGTCGAGCGGACGCGTCAACATCACCGGCATCTCTCCCGCCGCCTCCGGCGGCCGTCACGGCGCTGGCATCAACCCCGACGGCAGGATCGGTGCTTCTCAGTCCTGGGACAGCCGGTTCCGGAATTACAAAGCGGGGCTTACGTTCCCCTATGCCGCCAAGGCGGGAGACGCGGTGATCAAGTACGTCTCGAGGGACTCCACCTCCACGATGAAGACCCTGGGACAGTTCGCGGCCGTGGTGACGGTACTCGCCGCGCCGCCAGCGGATCCGGCCAATGAATTCAGGCCCCCCTATGTTGGAACCTATCGGCCGGTTTTTTCCGCGACGAAGCTCCGTATGGACCGTCTCTCGCGCCTGCCGAACACGGGGGCGGTGAAGTCCAATTCCATCAGCCAGCAGACGGCCGAAAAATGGACTCAACATCTCCGCCTCGACTACACGGCAGACAGCGTGGACAACGACATCATGCCGCCGGCGGACGCCAACCCCAATGGCAAGTCCTGGTCCGGCGACATCTGGCAGTTCGACACCGAGCTCCTGGGCTGGCTCAACCTGGCGGATGTCTGCGGCAGCCCTCCCTGCACGGCGCAACAGGACAACGAGGCCAAGCTGAAGACCCTCATCGGCTACGTCCAGCACGGAATCGATGTCTGGGCCACCCAGCACATGGGAGTCAGCTTCGAGCGAGGAGGCGGCGGCAACGGCGCTGGAAAGCTGCTCACCTGGGTCTGGGCGGCAACGCTGCTCGACGAGCCCCAGCTCTCCATGGACTTCGCCACGCTCAATGCGGGCCACTTCTTCGAGACGTCGTCCTATTACCGCGGCGCGAACAACGTGGCACTCTGGGGACAGTTGACCGGCAGCGAGCAGGAATATTGGGATGACGTCGCGGCTCCCCCGGGTTTGACCAAGACGATCCGGGATCCGTACGGCTATATCGACGGTGGGGCCATCCCTGGCACTTCGTATCAAGACAACACAGCCATGCAGACGAAATACACCGCGATGCTCATGCGGCTGATGCCCGCGCTTCGCAACCGCTGGCCGCTCAACGCCAGCGTGATTCTCGACTACGCAGATCGATGGGTGAACGTCGGAGCATGGGCCAAGCCGGATCCTTGCGCGCCCCGCTCGGGCACCTACGGCGTCAACTACGGCCCCAACGGCAGTGGCTCCTGCGTCGCCGGCTCGGGCCGGTTCCCCACGGGCCACGGGTACAACAAGGACGGAGGCAATCGCAGCGACGCCTTCGGCAACGCGTTCTGGAGTGCCTACCGGGCGTGCGCTGAGACCTGCACGTGCCCGAACCAGTCGTGCGTTCCCTAG
- a CDS encoding transposase: MTPQVVLHLGAYTKECGQPPYHPVMMTLLLMYAYTRGITSSREIERRCETDIAFRYLTGGERPDHDTVCAFRVRHLEAFRALFVDTPRVASQSGLEKVGHLSVDGTKMKANASKHKAMSYGRMDEAMEKLDEQVARLLAEAEALDAQEDERHGKGRRGDELPEEMKNPKKRAERLREAARQVAAEKKVALAVEKEKRRERIGQAKQELEEQARKKAQAEGKEPEEAQGARRILAGVRRPQPQEDVEAGLGAAWPGRAGRVAARSPRGGTTSGRFVLPS; this comes from the coding sequence GTGACGCCCCAGGTGGTCCTTCATCTGGGGGCGTACACCAAGGAGTGCGGCCAGCCGCCCTACCACCCGGTGATGATGACGTTGCTGCTCATGTACGCCTACACGCGCGGCATTACGAGCAGCCGGGAGATTGAGCGGCGGTGCGAGACGGACATCGCCTTCCGCTACCTGACGGGAGGAGAGCGGCCCGACCACGACACGGTGTGCGCCTTCCGGGTGAGACACCTGGAGGCCTTCCGAGCCCTCTTCGTGGACACGCCGCGGGTGGCCAGCCAGTCGGGGCTCGAGAAGGTGGGGCACCTGTCGGTGGACGGCACGAAGATGAAGGCCAACGCCAGCAAGCACAAGGCCATGAGCTACGGGCGAATGGACGAGGCGATGGAGAAGCTGGACGAGCAGGTGGCACGCCTGCTGGCGGAGGCCGAGGCGCTGGATGCACAGGAGGACGAGCGCCACGGCAAGGGACGGCGTGGGGACGAGCTGCCCGAGGAGATGAAGAATCCAAAGAAGCGCGCCGAGCGGCTGCGGGAGGCGGCGCGCCAGGTGGCGGCGGAGAAGAAGGTGGCGCTGGCGGTGGAGAAGGAGAAGCGCCGGGAGAGGATTGGCCAGGCGAAGCAGGAGTTGGAGGAGCAGGCCAGGAAGAAGGCCCAGGCCGAGGGCAAGGAGCCCGAGGAGGCGCAAGGTGCGAGGAGAATTCTCGCTGGCGTGCGCCGTCCACAACCTCAAGAAGATGTGGAAGCAGGGTTGGGCGCTGCCTGGCCTGGCCGCGCAGGCCGCGTAGCGGCGAGGTCGCCGCGAGGCGGCACGACGAGTGGTCGTTTCGTCCTCCCCTCATGA